A genome region from Sphingobacteriaceae bacterium GW460-11-11-14-LB5 includes the following:
- a CDS encoding RagB/SusD family nutrient uptake outer membrane protein yields MKTYKKIILSVLLVSPVLFNACTNLDEKIYSQLITDNYYNNKNEVLSAVLRPYTHANAWATPSGQDGWWRPSELSGDQLAWPTKGRHGEDGGKWKRLHYHTWLSDDGPLNNAWSLMYGGIGYCNDPIENLEKRNLEQMGITQIEKDGYIAELKLLRAYHYLKLMDLFGNIPIVTKVGTPAKPETRPRAEVFAFIEKEIKDNIDKAPNLSRNMIGRMTKAGGYAMLVELYLNAEIWTGTARWDDCIAAADKLINNEAGGQNGNMALDANITDQFKSTNDLSKEVIFAIAYEFRIANSQPSWTGEFFHFQQDRIYGGSRNGNNGVVMVPGNYTKYNTDDLRKTTWLLQGPQVRFDNGQQALASGGNEYDGQQINFVDEIRRAKVGSTVSNMSEGEENSGVRFNKYKLGNNVAGTVGGLPVAIDLNYNCTDWNLYRLTWVYFAKAEALMRKNSGTANAQAVQLVNDCKKRAFTSATWPANEYTTATLTLDELLNERGREFVFEGFRRDDLIRFGKFTTGSWWDHAPSATFRNLFPIPQVQRTLNENLAQNPGYN; encoded by the coding sequence ATGAAAACATATAAAAAAATTATTCTGTCTGTACTCTTAGTTTCACCTGTATTATTTAATGCATGTACTAACTTAGACGAGAAGATATATAGTCAGCTAATCACTGATAATTATTACAATAACAAAAACGAAGTTTTATCTGCGGTATTAAGACCATATACTCATGCAAATGCTTGGGCAACACCATCAGGTCAAGATGGATGGTGGAGACCATCAGAACTTTCTGGCGATCAGTTGGCATGGCCAACAAAAGGAAGACATGGAGAAGATGGTGGTAAATGGAAACGGTTACACTACCATACCTGGTTAAGTGATGACGGGCCATTGAATAACGCTTGGTCTTTAATGTACGGAGGTATTGGATACTGTAACGATCCAATCGAAAACTTAGAAAAGCGTAACTTAGAGCAAATGGGCATAACCCAAATAGAAAAAGACGGTTATATTGCTGAATTAAAGCTTTTAAGAGCATATCACTATCTAAAATTGATGGATCTTTTTGGAAACATTCCGATAGTAACCAAAGTGGGTACTCCTGCAAAACCAGAGACTAGACCGCGTGCTGAAGTTTTTGCTTTTATCGAAAAAGAAATCAAAGATAATATTGATAAGGCACCAAACTTATCAAGAAATATGATTGGCCGAATGACTAAAGCTGGTGGTTATGCTATGTTAGTTGAACTTTACCTAAATGCTGAAATTTGGACAGGAACTGCTCGTTGGGATGATTGTATAGCTGCTGCTGATAAATTAATTAACAATGAAGCTGGTGGACAAAATGGAAATATGGCACTTGATGCAAATATTACCGACCAATTTAAAAGCACAAATGATTTGTCTAAAGAAGTGATTTTTGCTATTGCTTATGAATTTAGAATAGCTAATTCACAGCCATCATGGACAGGTGAATTCTTCCATTTCCAACAAGACAGAATCTATGGTGGTTCTAGAAATGGAAATAATGGAGTGGTAATGGTTCCAGGTAACTACACAAAGTATAATACTGATGATTTGAGAAAAACAACTTGGTTATTACAAGGCCCTCAAGTTAGATTTGACAATGGGCAGCAAGCACTTGCTTCTGGTGGTAATGAGTACGATGGTCAACAAATTAATTTTGTTGATGAAATTCGTCGTGCCAAAGTAGGCTCTACAGTTTCTAACATGAGTGAAGGAGAAGAAAACAGTGGTGTTCGTTTTAATAAATATAAATTAGGAAACAACGTTGCTGGTACAGTAGGTGGCTTGCCTGTTGCAATTGATCTTAACTATAATTGTACAGACTGGAATCTATATCGCTTAACTTGGGTTTATTTTGCAAAAGCCGAAGCATTAATGCGTAAAAATAGTGGTACAGCAAATGCTCAAGCAGTTCAGTTGGTTAACGATTGCAAAAAACGTGCATTTACGTCTGCAACCTGGCCTGCAAATGAATACACAACTGCAACTTTAACACTTGATGAGTTATTGAACGAGAGAGGTAGAGAATTTGTTTTTGAAGGTTTCCGCCGAGATGATTTAATTCGTTTTGGTAAGTTTACTACCGGAAGCTGGTGGGATCATGCACCTTCTGCAACATTTAGGAACTTGTTTCCAATTCCACAAGTTCAACGAACACTTAATGAAAACTTAGCACAAAATCCCGGTTATAATTAA
- a CDS encoding alpha-mannosidase produces MKLKLIASVLCCLVTQNLRAQQKDWVHYVNTLQGTNSKHELTRGNTYPTTALPFGMHTWTPQTGRNGDGWKYQYFKDKIRGFQQAHQCSSWTRDYAVFSLMPMVDELIVNEDKREAKFSHQDEIAKPNYYKVTFENDITTEISPSERGAHLRFSYPKGKRSFLILDGYNRLSGVQIYPKENKITGWVNNGEGFKRGWKSYFVIRFDQPIKSYGTWENKGNTITKDSISAEGLGKGAFVQFESGAKVQVKTASSYISLQQAELNLKRELGNDQTLEDTKANAAAVWNKSLGKIEVEGGSKADIETFYSCFFRASLFSRKFYEINEAGKPYYFSPYDGKVHDGYMFTDTGFWDTFRAQFPLNTLVQPEMHGRYMQAMLDAYEQCGWLPSWSFPSEAGSMIGNHAISLLTDAWAKGIRTFDPKKALDAYYHEAMNKGPWGPANGRDGVTEYNQLGYVPYPKYREATAKTLEYAYDDFCAYYLAKMIGDKHYMEVFEKPMFNYKNVYDASTRFMRGRNAAGKWSPNFDPTEWGGPFTEGNAWHWQWSVFQDTRGLINLMGGNNNFIAKLDSVFSEPNKVNVGSYGGMIHEMTEMVMANMGQYAHGNQPIQHMVYLYNYANQPWKAQFYAREVMHKLYDATENGYPGDEDQGQTSSWYVLSALGFYSVTPGTGEYVLGSPMFKKTTINLENGKKFVIEAPANNVANVYIKSASLNGKNYTKNFINHSDLLRGGVLKLEMNVKPSLNRGLLEEDKPFSISK; encoded by the coding sequence ATGAAACTTAAATTAATCGCATCCGTTTTATGCTGCCTGGTTACCCAAAACTTACGGGCGCAGCAGAAAGATTGGGTTCACTACGTTAACACCCTTCAGGGCACAAATTCCAAACACGAACTCACCCGAGGGAATACTTACCCAACAACTGCGCTGCCATTTGGCATGCACACCTGGACACCCCAAACGGGTAGAAACGGTGATGGCTGGAAATATCAATACTTTAAAGACAAAATCAGGGGCTTTCAGCAAGCGCACCAATGCAGTTCGTGGACGAGAGATTATGCGGTATTTTCTTTAATGCCGATGGTTGACGAACTGATTGTAAATGAAGATAAACGCGAGGCTAAATTTAGCCATCAGGATGAGATTGCTAAACCAAACTATTATAAAGTAACATTCGAAAATGATATCACCACCGAGATTTCACCATCAGAACGTGGCGCGCACCTCAGGTTCAGTTATCCAAAAGGCAAAAGGAGCTTTTTAATTTTAGACGGGTATAATAGGTTAAGTGGGGTACAGATCTATCCTAAAGAAAATAAAATCACTGGCTGGGTAAACAATGGCGAAGGTTTTAAAAGAGGTTGGAAAAGTTATTTCGTAATCCGGTTCGATCAACCGATTAAATCTTACGGCACCTGGGAGAACAAAGGTAATACCATTACAAAAGATTCCATTTCAGCTGAAGGATTGGGTAAAGGTGCATTTGTACAGTTCGAATCTGGTGCAAAAGTGCAGGTGAAAACCGCTTCATCTTATATCAGTTTACAACAGGCCGAACTGAATTTAAAAAGAGAACTCGGCAATGATCAGACTTTAGAAGATACTAAAGCCAATGCTGCTGCGGTATGGAATAAATCGCTTGGTAAGATAGAAGTAGAAGGCGGATCGAAAGCAGATATAGAAACTTTTTATTCTTGCTTTTTTAGGGCAAGCCTGTTCTCCAGAAAGTTTTATGAAATAAATGAAGCCGGAAAACCATATTATTTTAGTCCGTATGATGGTAAAGTTCATGATGGGTATATGTTTACTGATACAGGTTTCTGGGATACTTTCCGGGCGCAATTTCCACTAAACACACTGGTGCAGCCAGAAATGCACGGTCGTTATATGCAAGCCATGCTCGATGCTTATGAGCAATGTGGCTGGTTGCCGTCCTGGTCTTTCCCGAGCGAAGCAGGAAGCATGATTGGTAACCATGCCATTTCGTTGCTAACTGATGCCTGGGCAAAAGGAATCAGAACATTCGATCCGAAAAAGGCGCTGGACGCTTATTATCATGAGGCGATGAACAAAGGACCCTGGGGGCCGGCAAATGGTAGGGATGGCGTAACCGAGTACAATCAATTGGGTTATGTTCCCTATCCAAAATACAGGGAAGCTACTGCTAAAACATTAGAATATGCTTATGATGATTTTTGCGCTTACTATTTGGCTAAAATGATCGGCGATAAACATTATATGGAGGTTTTTGAGAAACCGATGTTCAATTATAAAAATGTTTACGATGCTTCTACACGTTTTATGAGAGGGAGGAACGCCGCAGGAAAATGGTCGCCAAATTTCGACCCAACCGAGTGGGGTGGCCCCTTTACCGAAGGAAATGCATGGCACTGGCAATGGTCGGTTTTTCAAGATACCAGGGGTTTAATTAATTTGATGGGAGGGAACAACAATTTCATCGCCAAACTCGATTCTGTTTTTAGTGAACCCAATAAAGTAAATGTAGGTTCGTATGGTGGCATGATTCACGAAATGACCGAAATGGTAATGGCCAACATGGGGCAATATGCACATGGAAATCAACCCATACAACATATGGTTTATTTATATAATTATGCCAACCAACCCTGGAAAGCACAGTTTTATGCCCGGGAGGTGATGCATAAACTGTACGATGCGACAGAAAATGGTTATCCGGGAGATGAAGACCAGGGACAAACCTCTTCGTGGTATGTGTTAAGTGCATTAGGGTTTTATAGCGTAACACCAGGAACAGGGGAGTACGTTTTAGGAAGCCCCATGTTTAAAAAAACGACCATTAATTTAGAAAATGGCAAAAAATTCGTCATAGAGGCGCCTGCCAATAATGTTGCCAATGTTTATATCAAATCGGCAAGCTTAAATGGTAAAAATTATACCAAAAATTTTATAAACCATAGCGATTTATTAAGAGGTGGGGTGTTAAAATTAGAGATGAATGTTAAACCTTCGTTAAATAGAGGGTTATTAGAAGAAGATAAGCCATTTTCAATCAGTAAATAA
- a CDS encoding glutaminase, whose product MRKLSLAALCLFFNLIVKAQDKAPAYPLITHDAYFSIWSFGDGLNQSVTKHWTGKEQSLLGVIKVDGKFYRFLGEESKTFTEILPAADVLKYQASYNFDKPEAGWENNSYNDNAWKKADAPFGDDHSAKTKWNSDDLYFRRTFDITHVSATKKYLKLNHDDNVIVYLNGKVIYKKNGWVSDYIYLPIEDGILKTGKNVLAIHCKNTAGGRHLDAGIVEEDIDLVKIPPATQTNVSIETTTTKYTFSCGSVELQVSFTSPLLLNDIKLTARPISYINYTVKSTDTRAHSVDLFFGASSSLAVNTPNQSVSAWKSTKNNLSILKTGTVEQSVLKKRGDDLRIDWGYLYVAVPARFNATQFIATQNESLKSFVGSKYPTPTQVLNSKNLNLSSIIPFGSVSSTPVDKYMMLGYDDLKSVEYFGEKLQPVWRLSGSQQFEDQLAEANAQYPSLKTSCATFDAKLYADAENAGGKEYADMCKLAYRQAIAAHKIVYAPNGDILFLSKENFSNGSINTVDVTYPSAPQFLVYNPELLKGMLNGIFYYSESGKWKKPFAAHDLGTYPLANGQTYGEDMPVEEAGNMIILTAAIARAEGNAKYAAKHWEVMSVWANYLLREGFDPANQLCTDDFAGHLARNSNLSVKAIVALGAYAQMAQSLGKADVATKYRTAALQMVQNWMKLADDGDHYALTFNNKNTWSQKYNLVWDKLLKLDLFPKALYKKEINFYLTKQKDFGLPLDSRRTYTKSDWIMWTATLADNDADFQKFITPIYRFATETESKVPLSDWHETTNGKMTGFQARSVVGGYFIKMLADKWNIK is encoded by the coding sequence ATGAGAAAACTTTCCTTAGCAGCACTTTGTCTTTTTTTTAATTTAATTGTAAAAGCTCAAGATAAAGCACCCGCTTATCCATTAATTACACATGATGCTTATTTCAGTATTTGGTCTTTTGGCGATGGGCTTAACCAATCGGTAACTAAACATTGGACAGGCAAAGAGCAATCGTTACTGGGTGTTATTAAAGTAGACGGGAAGTTTTACCGGTTTTTAGGCGAAGAAAGCAAAACCTTTACAGAAATACTCCCAGCTGCTGATGTTTTAAAATATCAGGCCAGTTACAATTTCGATAAACCTGAAGCAGGTTGGGAAAATAATAGTTACAACGATAACGCTTGGAAAAAAGCCGATGCCCCTTTTGGCGATGATCATTCTGCCAAAACTAAATGGAATAGCGATGACCTGTATTTCAGAAGAACCTTCGATATCACCCATGTATCGGCCACAAAAAAATACCTTAAACTCAATCACGATGACAATGTAATTGTTTATTTAAATGGTAAAGTCATTTACAAAAAAAATGGATGGGTTTCTGATTATATATACTTACCCATTGAAGATGGTATCTTAAAAACAGGGAAAAATGTATTGGCCATCCATTGCAAAAATACTGCTGGTGGCAGGCATTTAGATGCCGGGATTGTAGAAGAAGATATAGATCTTGTTAAAATTCCGCCCGCAACCCAAACCAATGTGTCCATCGAGACTACTACGACCAAATATACTTTTAGCTGTGGCAGTGTAGAACTTCAGGTAAGTTTCACCTCTCCGCTATTACTCAACGATATTAAATTAACCGCAAGGCCAATCAGTTATATCAATTATACCGTAAAATCTACTGATACCAGGGCGCACAGTGTAGATCTTTTCTTTGGGGCATCATCAAGCCTGGCAGTAAATACACCAAACCAAAGTGTATCGGCCTGGAAGAGTACGAAAAACAACCTCTCTATCTTAAAAACAGGGACAGTAGAGCAGTCGGTGTTAAAGAAAAGGGGAGATGATCTGCGTATCGATTGGGGTTATTTATACGTGGCCGTTCCTGCCAGGTTTAATGCGACTCAGTTTATAGCTACGCAGAACGAAAGCTTAAAAAGTTTTGTTGGTTCCAAATATCCAACACCAACACAGGTTTTAAATTCGAAAAACCTAAACCTAAGCAGTATCATTCCTTTTGGTTCGGTTTCTTCAACCCCGGTAGATAAATATATGATGTTGGGTTATGATGACCTAAAATCGGTTGAATATTTTGGCGAAAAGCTGCAACCCGTTTGGAGGCTTTCGGGTAGTCAGCAGTTTGAAGATCAACTGGCAGAGGCCAATGCCCAATATCCTTCGTTAAAAACCAGCTGTGCCACTTTTGATGCCAAACTATATGCCGACGCAGAAAATGCTGGAGGAAAAGAATATGCTGATATGTGTAAACTGGCTTATAGACAAGCTATCGCGGCGCACAAAATCGTGTATGCCCCAAATGGTGATATCCTGTTCTTATCGAAAGAAAATTTTAGCAATGGCTCAATCAATACAGTGGATGTAACTTATCCTTCAGCACCACAATTTTTAGTTTACAATCCCGAATTGTTAAAAGGCATGTTAAATGGTATTTTCTACTATTCAGAAAGTGGAAAATGGAAGAAACCTTTCGCTGCACACGATTTAGGTACTTATCCTTTAGCAAACGGCCAAACCTATGGCGAAGACATGCCTGTAGAAGAGGCTGGCAATATGATCATCTTAACCGCGGCCATTGCCAGGGCAGAAGGAAATGCAAAATATGCCGCGAAACATTGGGAAGTAATGTCGGTATGGGCAAACTACCTGCTAAGAGAAGGTTTCGATCCGGCCAATCAATTGTGTACCGACGATTTTGCCGGACATTTAGCCAGAAATTCGAATTTATCGGTCAAAGCTATCGTAGCTTTAGGTGCATATGCGCAAATGGCGCAATCGTTAGGCAAGGCCGATGTGGCTACAAAATACCGCACAGCTGCTTTACAAATGGTCCAAAACTGGATGAAACTTGCTGATGATGGCGATCATTATGCCCTAACTTTTAACAATAAAAATACCTGGAGCCAGAAATATAATTTGGTTTGGGATAAACTTTTAAAACTCGATCTGTTTCCGAAAGCGCTTTATAAAAAGGAGATTAATTTTTATTTAACCAAACAAAAAGATTTCGGATTACCATTGGATAGCCGCAGAACCTATACCAAGTCTGACTGGATTATGTGGACCGCTACTTTGGCCGATAATGATGCAGATTTTCAAAAATTTATAACTCCGATTTATCGTTTTGCTACTGAAACAGAAAGTAAAGTGCCACTGAGCGACTGGCATGAAACCACCAATGGGAAAATGACTGGCTTTCAGGCGAGAAGTGTTGTTGGCGGTTATTTCATCAAAATGTTAGCCGATAAATGGAATATTAAATAA